A window of Leclercia adecarboxylata contains these coding sequences:
- the lon gene encoding endopeptidase La: MNPERSERIEIPVLPLRDVVVYPHMVIPLFVGREKSIRCLEAAMDHDKKIMLVAQKEASTDEPGVNDLFTVGTVASILQMLKLPDGTVKVLVEGLQRARITTLSDDGEHFAAKAEYLDSPQLDEREQEVLVRTAISQFEGYIKLNKKIPPEVLTSLNSIDDPARLADTIAAHMPLKLADKQSVLEMSDVNERLEYLMAMMESEIDLLQVEKRIRNRVKKQMEKSQREYYLNEQMKAIQKELGEMDDAPDENEALKRKIDAAKMPKEAKEKAEAELQKLKMMSPMSAEATVVRGYIEWMVQVPWNARSKVKKDLRQAQEILDTDHYGLERVKDRILEYLAVQSRVNKLKGPILCLVGPPGVGKTSLGQSIAKATGRKYIRMALGGVRDEAEIRGHRRTYIGSMPGKLIQKMAKVGVKNPLFLLDEIDKMSSDMRGDPASALLEVLDPEQNVAFSDHYLEVDYDLSDVMFVATSNSMNIPAPLLDRMEVIRLSGYTEDEKLNIARRHLLSKQIERNALKESELTVDDSAIIGIIRYYTREAGVRSLEREISKLCRKAVKQLLLDKSLKHIEINGDNLHEYLGVQRYDYGRADSENRVGQVTGLAWTEVGGDLLTIETACVPGKGKLTYTGSLGEVMQESIQAALTVVRARAEKLGINPDFYEKRDIHVHVPEGATPKDGPSAGIAMCTALVSCLTGNPVRADVAMTGEITLRGQVLPIGGLKEKLLAAHRGGIKTVLIPHENKRDLEEIPDNVIADLEIHPVKRIEEVLTLALQNEPSGMQVVTAK, translated from the coding sequence ATGAATCCTGAGCGTTCTGAACGCATTGAAATCCCCGTATTGCCGTTGCGCGATGTGGTGGTTTATCCGCACATGGTCATACCCTTATTTGTAGGGCGGGAAAAATCTATCCGTTGCCTTGAAGCCGCCATGGATCATGATAAAAAAATCATGCTGGTTGCGCAGAAAGAAGCATCAACGGATGAGCCGGGTGTAAACGATCTTTTCACCGTCGGGACCGTGGCCTCTATTTTACAAATGCTGAAGCTGCCTGACGGCACCGTGAAGGTGCTGGTCGAGGGGCTGCAGCGTGCGCGTATTACCACGCTGTCGGATGATGGCGAACATTTTGCAGCAAAAGCGGAATATCTCGACTCGCCTCAGCTTGATGAGCGTGAGCAGGAGGTGCTGGTTCGCACCGCGATCAGTCAGTTTGAAGGCTACATCAAGCTGAACAAAAAAATCCCACCAGAAGTGCTGACGTCGCTGAACAGCATCGACGACCCTGCGCGTCTGGCAGACACCATCGCGGCGCACATGCCGCTGAAGCTGGCTGACAAACAGTCCGTGCTGGAGATGTCCGACGTTAACGAACGTCTGGAATATCTGATGGCGATGATGGAGTCTGAAATCGATCTGCTGCAGGTTGAGAAACGCATTCGCAACCGCGTTAAAAAGCAGATGGAAAAATCTCAGCGCGAGTACTATCTGAACGAGCAGATGAAGGCCATTCAGAAAGAGCTCGGCGAGATGGACGACGCGCCGGACGAAAACGAAGCGCTGAAACGTAAGATCGACGCGGCAAAAATGCCGAAAGAGGCCAAAGAGAAAGCGGAAGCCGAGCTGCAGAAGCTGAAAATGATGTCTCCGATGTCGGCTGAAGCCACCGTCGTGCGCGGCTATATCGAGTGGATGGTTCAGGTTCCGTGGAATGCCCGTAGCAAGGTCAAAAAAGACCTGCGTCAGGCCCAGGAGATCCTGGATACCGACCACTACGGTCTGGAACGTGTTAAAGACCGCATCCTTGAGTATCTCGCGGTTCAGAGCCGTGTTAACAAGCTCAAAGGGCCAATTCTGTGCCTGGTAGGGCCGCCGGGGGTGGGTAAAACTTCTCTGGGCCAGTCCATTGCCAAAGCCACCGGACGTAAATACATCCGTATGGCGCTGGGCGGCGTGCGTGACGAAGCGGAAATCCGTGGTCACCGTCGTACCTACATTGGTTCTATGCCGGGCAAACTGATCCAGAAAATGGCAAAAGTGGGCGTTAAAAACCCGCTGTTCCTGCTGGATGAGATTGACAAAATGTCGTCCGATATGCGTGGCGATCCGGCTTCAGCCCTGCTTGAAGTGCTGGATCCAGAGCAGAACGTGGCGTTCAGCGATCACTACCTGGAAGTGGACTACGACCTGAGCGACGTGATGTTCGTGGCGACCTCTAACTCCATGAACATCCCGGCACCGCTGCTGGATCGTATGGAAGTGATCCGTCTTTCTGGCTACACCGAAGACGAAAAACTGAACATTGCCCGTCGTCACCTGCTGTCGAAGCAGATTGAACGTAACGCCCTGAAAGAGAGCGAACTGACCGTCGATGACAGCGCGATTATCGGCATCATTCGTTACTACACCCGTGAAGCGGGCGTGCGTAGCCTGGAGCGTGAAATCTCCAAGCTGTGTCGTAAAGCGGTGAAACAGCTGCTGCTCGACAAGTCGTTGAAGCATATTGAGATCAATGGCGATAATCTGCACGAATATCTCGGTGTTCAGCGCTATGACTACGGTCGTGCGGACAGCGAAAACCGCGTAGGCCAGGTGACCGGTCTGGCGTGGACGGAAGTGGGCGGCGATCTGCTGACCATTGAAACCGCCTGCGTACCGGGTAAAGGCAAGCTGACCTATACCGGCTCGCTGGGTGAAGTGATGCAGGAATCTATTCAGGCTGCGCTGACCGTGGTGCGCGCGCGTGCGGAAAAACTGGGTATTAATCCGGACTTCTACGAAAAACGCGACATTCACGTTCACGTCCCGGAAGGGGCAACGCCGAAAGATGGCCCAAGTGCGGGTATCGCCATGTGTACCGCGCTGGTGTCTTGCCTGACCGGTAACCCGGTTCGTGCCGATGTGGCGATGACCGGCGAAATTACCCTGCGAGGTCAGGTATTGCCGATTGGCGGTTTGAAAGAAAAACTGCTGGCAGCCCATCGCGGTGGCATCAAAACTGTCCTCATCCCGCATGAGAACAAGCGCGATCTGGAGGAGATTCCGGACAACGTTATCGCCGATCTGGAGATCCATCCGGTGAAACGTATTGAGGAAGTTCTGACACTTGCGCTGCA